The following are encoded together in the Poseidonibacter lekithochrous genome:
- the recR gene encoding recombination mediator RecR has product MKRGLEKFYELVEAFESLPTIGKKSALRLAYHVVMNDNYCGIKIAHSIENALKNITKCVKCGSMSEHEICEFCLDDSRDSTKICIVQSAKDIFIIEDSKQFDGKYFVIEELDQEAIDALTNFVDDNEVEMVLFAITPSIANDAFILYIEDKLKNKDIRFSKIAQGVPTGVSLENVDILSLSKAIQSRVEI; this is encoded by the coding sequence TTAGTTGAAGCTTTTGAATCATTGCCTACTATAGGTAAAAAATCAGCTTTAAGACTTGCTTATCATGTTGTTATGAATGACAATTATTGTGGAATTAAAATTGCACATAGTATTGAAAATGCTTTAAAAAACATTACAAAATGTGTGAAGTGTGGTTCAATGAGCGAACATGAAATCTGCGAGTTTTGTTTGGATGATTCAAGAGATAGCACAAAAATATGTATAGTTCAAAGTGCAAAAGATATATTTATTATTGAAGACTCTAAGCAGTTTGATGGTAAATATTTTGTAATTGAAGAATTAGATCAAGAAGCAATAGATGCTCTTACAAATTTTGTTGATGATAATGAAGTAGAAATGGTACTATTTGCCATTACTCCATCAATCGCAAATGATGCATTTATTTTATATATAGAAGATAAATTAAAAAATAAAGATATTAGATTTTCAAAAATTGCTCAAGGTGTGCCAACAGGTGTTAGCCTTGAAAATGTAGATATTTTATCACTATCAAAAGCAATACAAAGTAGGGTAGAGATTTAA
- a CDS encoding PAS domain-containing protein, with protein sequence MARGQETVLDDYAFLVSETDAKGIIRFANNDFCSIAEYTLDELLGQPHSMVRHQDMPRKAFKSLWDTVQKGEIWTGYVKNATKNGGFYWVFATVYPFESCDGTNGYMSCRRKASVKEISEAEKLYKQWNEEERR encoded by the coding sequence ATGGCAAGAGGACAAGAAACAGTTTTAGATGATTATGCCTTTTTAGTAAGTGAAACTGATGCTAAAGGAATTATTAGGTTTGCAAATAATGATTTTTGTAGTATTGCAGAATATACTTTGGATGAATTATTAGGGCAACCACATAGTATGGTAAGACATCAAGATATGCCAAGAAAGGCTTTTAAATCTTTATGGGATACTGTACAAAAAGGTGAAATTTGGACAGGTTACGTAAAAAATGCTACTAAAAATGGTGGATTTTATTGGGTTTTTGCAACAGTTTATCCTTTTGAGTCATGTGATGGAACAAATGGATATATGTCTTGTAGAAGAAAAGCAAGTGTGAAAGAAATTTCTGAAGCTGAAAAGTTATATAAACAATGGAACGAAGAAGAAAGAAGGTAG